The Balaenoptera acutorostrata chromosome 2, mBalAcu1.1, whole genome shotgun sequence genomic sequence TGTCTCCCATTTCACCCTAGGCACTTACCTCAGAAACAGAAAATCCCTCAGAGTTGTATTCAGAGTTTCCAAGCTGTAAGCTATCAAACATGCTTCAGTCTCACTTTCTTCTTCTAAATTAATTATTTGAACCCCcaaatgtcagtgcctgaggggCCTCAGAGATATGCTCCCATCTCATTGACAGAACAAGAAACTAAAGCCCAaagaggggcagggctggcatCTGGTCAGCTACCCTAACTGGGCCCCCGGCTCCTGCCTCCCAGCCAAGCATTTCTCCTTATGGCCGCCTAGACCTTTCTGCTGGAGGAAGGAACATGTACTTTGGGTTGACTCATTCAGCAAAATACTTGATTGTAGAGAGCCCCTGgacttttacaatttttattttttaatgttaggaATAGGCCTTCACAGCTACTCAAGGGATGTGGGATGGCTGTGGGCAACTTCTGTCACTTCAGTTTAATGCTGTTTGGATGCTGCTTtgcttttaaaagtttgattttgCTCcatatttaaacaaaacaacTACAGAGTTTGTAGACACACGAAATACTCTCTCTCACAGTGATTCCTTCCACAGGCAGTAACTAATGGATCTTTTCTTTTGGGAGGAGGGATGGCATAAAAGATAGAGGCTTAAGGGGCTTCCCAGACGGTCCAGTCGttgagactctgcacttccaccgcagggggcgcgagttccatccctggtcgaggaactaagatcctgcaaaccttgcggtgaggccaaaaaaaaaaaaaaaaagagaggcttgAGCTACAAAGGCTTCTGCAGTGTTGTCACACTCATGACGATGAATAGTCCTTCTTCTCCCCATGCACAGAGAGGGCCCAGAGCCTCAGACCCTTATCCCTGGCTGTGGTATTGGCTTTATAAGTTAACACAAAAGGCTACTTCGATTTTCCTTGAAATACAGGAAGGCAGAAATGGAGGATTAGGAGAAAGTATCCGTCTTTGGAATCAGCACTTTCCCAATCCCATTTGGCACATCAGTCTAGGCTCATTAACGGGAGGCTGGCACTCAGTCCACAGACCCAACTGGCTCGAGGATATCATGCTGTTCAGTCTTTCACTTACATAATCAGATTTGTGTTCTTACCCAGTGTTCACTAGGTCACCACAcagcctcttccccaccccacaaAAGTTCTAGTTAAGCCCCAACTTGGGGTCATTCTGTATCAAAGCTCAGGAGTAAAGGGAAGGAACAGCTAACTAGTCTcaaaattgcaggattgcttaGGTGAGTTTGGCATAGTTCTGCTTCTCCATGTTCCTTAAGTGCAAGCAGTGGTATCTCCCTCCAGGCCTTGCCTGGTCCTGAGAGGACTGGAACCAGGCAGACACATCTGTGGAGTCACACCCCGCCCAACCCAGCTCTGAGGCCCACCACACCACCCTCTTCTCCCTTGGCAAGAGGACTCGTGACTGTCCTGTCCCACCTTCAGCTGTGCCACATCTCCTCCACTTTTCCTTGGGGAACAGGCAGGCCCTCACCACATATCCAACCTGTGAAGATGAGAGGGGCTTTGGGAAGAGGTATCAGCCAGGTGTTCAGGGAGAcacaaggcagaaaaaaaatcttgttgcATTTGTCTTCTTGGCTTTTCCTTCCAGGTTACAGGAAAATCTGAAGTCCTATATATCTCCTTACTCAGAATTCACACCTTTCcccataaatttattaaaatgtctatGTTATTATGAGTACCCATAACTACTCATGGTTTAGGTACATGCTCTTTCTTGGTCTAGAAACTTGTGTTGGTTCCTACTTAAGGTGACAGTGTTTTGGGCTTTGGAGAGATCTCAGCCCTGTGCCTGCttccctgaggctgctggaaggaTGTGCTCTGTAAAAGGCCCAGTCAGCTACTGGCAAGAAAGCTAGTAATTCAAGGTTGACAATGTTTATCACCACCATCAAGCTCTCTCACTGATTTAGGGGCCCCTGCTATCTCctcattcacattttaaaaaaggaaacaaagtcaaCCTATACTTATTCATTCAATTCACCCATGACTGAAACCCCACCAGTCAGTCCTGATCACCCTTCCCCTGGGAGATGGCAGGTAGGCCAGACTTTGAACTTCCTGCAGCTGGGTTTCCATTCTTTACAGAGATGATGTGGAACAAATAATTAGGGTGATAGTCCATCTATACAAATGGGGATCTGGGGCACTTGTAGACCATGCTTGCTGAAGTATCCTCCCACAGAAGGGAGATAAGGGCCTTATCCAAGTGCCTGTAACAAAATACATCAGTGCTTCTTTCCTAGACAAGGCTGAAAGGGGTCAACACTATTTCTGAAGACCTCATTATTAGAATTCTGTTTTGACTAGAGTGATCTCACTGAGCTATTTTGGAATCAAAACGTGGCCAGGTGCCTGGTCTCCCTCAATGGCTTCACGTGGCTATTCAAAGGGGAGGAGGTAGTGCTGACTTTTGGCAAAATGGGTGAAAAGGTCCATGCCAGCAACACGATCACTCAAAGTCCAGATGAGGGATCAGTAAATACTACGTGCCTGAAAGGCAGGCCTTGAGCACATTCCTCTCTGGTAGACATTAACTTATTAAATTGACCCTGACTGCAAATATACACTTTGCCCCCATCTCACTTGGCAACCATAGCAGAGGCAGATCTATCTATAAAAGGAAGTGGGAACTGTCCCCAGCCTTCACGATCCAATATCCCATCTACTGAGATGTGGCACCTCAAACTCTTTGCAGTACTCCTGGTCTGCCTGTTTCTGTTAGGCCAGGTAAGAAGAGAAGGATACATACGCGGGTAGCTGcggatggtagtggtggtggaaGAACTGTAAGCCGACCTTGAGCGCCAGCCTCAGTCCTGAGGAATGGGCCCTCTGCTCTGAGTCTACAGCATCTGGGGGAGGTGATCATTATTCCAAGTTGTACAGCAAGGTTTCAACTCTTCCGTACCTGAGGTGAATCTGTCTTTGTCCTACAGGTACATGACTCCCCAATACCAGAACTGAGTTCAGCAAAGAGAAGGCTGAGGAGAATGACCCCATTTTGGAGAGGGGTTTCCCTCAGGCCCATTGGAGCCTCCTGTCGGGATGATTCTGAATGTATCACAAGGCTATGCAGGTACTCCACAAACCTGGGCCCAAGAGGCCTGGGAAGCTGCGCAAAGGAGAGATCAGCACATACACAGACCTGAAAATAAAATTGGGGTGGAAGAGTGCCTGGGTTGAGGTGGGAGCTCCACGGGGGAGAATCCCTCAAGAGTTAAGAGCCAAGAACGGCTCCACACAGGTACCATGAAAAGAGTAGtgcctttcctttctttgctctACCCTGAGACTGGATATcaagcagaggaaggaaatgcAGTAGAGGTGGCTCTGGGCACTGCTAGACCTCTGTCTTAAAAAtcaccttttcttttcccttagaaaAAGACGCTGTTCCCTAAGTGTGGCCCAGGAATGATGTATACACCAGGGGAAAAGAGGACAGCACTTACCTACAACAATGCTCCGTTCTATGGAATATTGATTAACTGCATTTGGTTGGAGGCACTTAAGTGAAGCAatgttgtgtttttaaatgtttaaagacaGGTGTATGCTTTAAATTGGTCTCCGTTTCTTCTTGGAATGTTGATATGCAGATAAGCATAACTAAACTTGTCAACttaagagtttatttttctatgtatactatTAAATGTCTCAAACTGAGATTCTGGCAGCCTGGAATTCATGCTTTTGAGGGGAAGAAGGATTTATTTTGTATACTATAGAAAACCCAGCATTGCCTAATAATAACGTGTTAACTTCTCAATCAGGAAAGCGCAGTGAGAGTTAACATTTCTTGAAGAAATAACACAATGGCAGGCTAAAGGCAAAAGTTTACTAGTAGCTAGTGATTAACCTCGGCAAGTTCATAAACTATGGCCCTGGATCCTAACCCTTCACTCCATGTAAAGAACATTTCAGTGAGGTGTCAAAAGATAGGCGATATTGGCACTCAGTACCTGACGACGTGCCCTAGTTTGTCTATGAACAGAGAACTGGAAGAAAATGAAACGATAAAAGCCCAAGCCACCAAGAATGACAAAAAGGATGTGTATGAGATTTCTGCTGGAGCAGGGTGAATTCTGATCTATGCAGAAGGACCCATGGCCAGCCAGTTCAGAATTTCTATAATCAGAAATTAAGACCTGGACTGATGGGACCAGACTTTTAAAGAAGAGTAGCACTGGACcctaaaatacaaaacagaaattacaCGAAAAGGGCAAAGTAGGAGTTGAAGAAGTGTAGAGAGCAGTGTTTATAAACTTTAATACAGAAAATCTATTTGATATTTATTAAACTTCGTTTCTCCAGCTATGGTTTGGCATTATACAAAGCATCTTAATGACACAGTAGAGTTAAAAAGATCTTTACAAATTGAAATGTGATACCCTTGTCTCCAAATATTTTAATTgccataaatttgtttaaaaatacacattaaacGCATGTTTGACACTCTAAACTTTCTATAATCTCAATACcacaaaatacatataatatactaTACAGATGTGGAAAAATCTAGTTAGTATATAATACTTTGCTCACCATTAACAGCTTTGTTATGTGAAATGCACATACTGACTTAGAAATCCTAGCTTTTGAGCCCCAAAGTACCTCTGAAATTTTATtacaacaaataaaaatcacagtatataattgaaattttggTTGAAAATGTCAGATGCCTAAATTATTTTggataaaagaaatgtaaaacaaagatTTGGATCATGTACAAAACAAAGGCATTCTATCAGACACTAACAGTACCTTTCTGCAGAATCAACAAGGCTTTTATCAGCGGCATTACCTCCCCTCCAAAACCCTCCCCAAATATCAAACCATTATTcaccaaataattttaatttcaaataaaagaattttcaataaatatataagtatttcCATCCTCCATATACAAAATTTCCTAAAACCATTCAAAACGGAGGCTAGATAGAAATTTTCATAACTGTGCTTACCAACCCTACATCTGGTCTTCAAGGGTGATGCCTTTTTAGGCACCACCACCTGGGCCAGCTCTGTTGGTGAGCCCCatcccgccccaccccgccccgacCCCAGTACTGCTGAATGCTCATGTCAATGATTTGCCAGGTGTGTGCATAAAGTTGTAAAATGAGGACACTTCttgaacagcaacaacaaactcAACAGTATGGATAATCATGGCATTGATTTGAAAGGCAGCATTTCCAAATAGATATTTTCCAGAGAGGAACACAGCAGGTAGAAAATTCCAATGGATAAAAGCTGAAAAGAAACCCTATGTGGAAGCAGTAAGAGGTCAAAACTGAATATTACTAGAATTTCCGGGTGAGAGCTTTTTTCCCCATGCTCATTTAGAGAGCTTTTtagctgtttctttttaaaaatgggaatttaTGCTTAGCTGAGCAATGGTGGCAAGGAGAGGTCCAAGCTGACATTCCTGAAAGTCAACTTCATTATATGACAATTACTTAGGTTGTTATTTTAGGTTGCTTAAAGAGTATAAGACTTGGTTTAGACTTAACTCTAATGCCTTATTCTGTGaccaaattctatcaaacagaaGAGACTGAGATATTCTTTCTATTCGCTTTTGTGGAGACTGTAAGTTCTTTTTAATTAACCATATGGTTCGAGTAAATAGAATCTGTATCTGCTTTACCAACTGTTAATAACTTACTTCCTATCACTTGCCGGCTTAGTTACAGGGTCTAGGGGTCTAAAATGAATTTCTCTATTAGTAAATATGTGAAAGATATGCTCACAAACATGAACAATTTGGCCTCTTGTCACTACATATTCTAAGTCATTCaatacttttctatttattttactgaagagcAACCTTAGATGtgcaatattatttattattggaaAAAAGTCTGCCTCTCCTAACACATAGATAcatgaaattgaaatgaaatctGTGTTCCACATAATTAGGGAATATGAGTTATAGGAATCTATATGGATTTGAAATGTTTTGCTTCCCaatttatttaggaaaaataaaaaatcatcacAATCTGCCTAAAACATCATTCCCAGTAGATGTTCGTGGGACCCAGAGGCAAACTTCTATAATTCAAAATACATTATGAGGCCCTTTTGTTCAATTAGCAACTGGAAAATTAAAATCCTTCCCACCCTGTAAGAGCCCTACTATACTACGGAAGggctcaaatatattttaaaagttaatttactACAAATCATAGTAATTAAGCTTTAACAATCTAAAAGGAATATACATTGCACCCTTGAACATTAATATTCAAGGTGTCAACAAGAAAGTGTCTTAGatcaatttaataaataatgtggAAATAGTTGCACTAAGCTAAAATACtaaacacacacatttttgaCAAACTAACTTCATgttttcatacatacatacatacatatatataaagtgtgtatgtgtacataattttaaaatccaaagtcGCATACCCTCACACTTACAAGAGTGCACAGCGTACCTCTCCCCTGCACAACTAGGCATCACTGGCTGGAGCGATCACGGGCTGTGCTGAAACTCCGCAGAGTGCTGCTGGCCTCCAGAGCCAGAAATTTCACTTAGAACAGGTGTGTTTTGCAGGCTCTTGCTTCACAATGCAAGCTTATTCAATAAGGTAATTTCTCGAGGTTACTgtcattaaatataaaaatggtgCTGTCTGATCTAGCTGATTAAACCTTTctttaatgaaaagaaacaaacaacaattaaaaaacaacaacagcagcgAACCTAATAAAGCCATAAGTGTGTCGTTCAAAGTGCAACCCAGATGCCTGTGGATCCACCAGCGTGAGAGCCCCACAGAGCACAGGCATGTGTGGGCACGTGCACACGTTACTCTAGACAGCTTTTACACTGGAGAGTTACACTAGTGATGCTCAACCTTCTCTACTCTTCAGCAACTACAGCTGTAAATTTATCTGAAGTACTCGTTGCTTATAAAGTCAATTCTTAACTACTTGCCCAGAAAAAGGTGGCACTGAGGCAAGAAATGGGCTGAATGCTCCCCAGCCAGACTGGACCTGGGCTGGACTGAGGAAGCTTGAATCACCTGGAGGGGAGTGCTCCCCACAGCCCAGCCTAGGCCGGGCAAGACTATACCATGTGACAACTTCATCCACCGTAATATGTTCGTTGGTTGCCTGTAAAGAGTCCAGTGGGGTAGGCTGCTGCCTCCTGGCATACAAGTGTGGTCTTAGAGCAGTCAacagagtaattttttaaatagctgcTTTTTTATAATTAACTATATTAAATACAAGTCTCAGACTAAGTAAGTTTTTAGCTATTTGTCAAAATCAGTTGTAAATAGTTAGAGAACACTGAAGACACCTACTGAGGAAGAAGGAATGGTCGCCTGTGAAGGAGTGCAAAGTATGTGCTGGAACAGATGAAGACAGACAGAACTTCTGAGGAGATGGACACAGAGGAGAGGGAGTGGTGTTTCCAGAGACTATTACACTGAAAATTCAATTATTTAGAAAAGGATTTTGATCCACTGCCCATTACCACCTGGTGGGAAAAACCCTCAACAATGAAAAGcttgtaaaaattcattttccAAGAATTAACACAGTTTTAGAGAGAGAGTACTTTAGCACAGCACCAAAAAACATGCAGGAAATTCTGCTTTAACAAATTATCACTGTGATCTGGGAAGTGCTCCTGCTACCTCTCAGGACCCACAAGAGAC encodes the following:
- the LEAP2 gene encoding liver-expressed antimicrobial peptide 2, encoding MWHLKLFAVLLVCLFLLGQVHDSPIPELSSAKRRLRRMTPFWRGVSLRPIGASCRDDSECITRLCRKRRCSLSVAQE